One genomic segment of Nocardia spumae includes these proteins:
- a CDS encoding PadR family transcriptional regulator, with translation MTSGTDLPTTSWAVLGMLSHADELSGYDLKKWADWSLQFFYWSPSFSQIYAELKRLEKHGYVTSRTVTSEDGIRGKRMYAITPTGRDAVAHWVNHSPVEAPVLKHSVLLRAWLGHLAEPDRLREILTAHIDYAEKMRRRAAADAEGSDANPDWAFPSAVLRWCIRHYEAERQLAEDLLTDLEALNKRGRLPRHRDSPLAPPKSKPRSR, from the coding sequence ATGACATCTGGCACCGACCTGCCGACCACCTCGTGGGCCGTACTCGGGATGCTCTCGCACGCGGACGAATTATCCGGCTACGACCTCAAGAAGTGGGCGGACTGGAGCCTGCAGTTCTTCTACTGGAGTCCGTCGTTCAGCCAGATCTACGCCGAACTGAAACGCCTGGAGAAGCACGGCTACGTCACCTCGCGCACGGTGACCTCCGAGGACGGCATTCGCGGCAAGCGCATGTACGCGATCACACCGACCGGTCGAGATGCCGTGGCGCACTGGGTCAATCACTCACCGGTGGAGGCGCCGGTGCTCAAACACAGTGTGCTGCTGCGGGCCTGGCTCGGACATCTGGCCGAGCCCGACCGGCTGCGCGAGATACTCACCGCCCACATCGATTACGCCGAGAAGATGCGCCGCCGCGCCGCGGCCGACGCCGAAGGCTCCGACGCCAACCCCGACTGGGCCTTCCCGAGCGCGGTCCTGCGCTGGTGCATTCGCCACTACGAGGCCGAACGCCAGCTGGCCGAGGATCTGCTGACCGATCTGGAGGCGTTGAACAAGCGCGGCCGGCTGCCGCGCCATCGCGACTCCCCCCTGGCGCCGCCGAAATCGAAGCCCCGATCCCGATAG
- a CDS encoding class I SAM-dependent methyltransferase, with protein MTQAAEFWNTVYDNDTAPWVIGEPQPAIVELEREGLIRGRVLDIGAGAGEHTIALTALGYDVTGIDLSPSAVEYARRNAAAKGVPGARFRVADAVRLGDDPAAAGELGVFDTIVDSALFHVFGEDPERRASYVRALHALCKPGGLVHVLALSDAEPGLGPRIGDGLIRESFGAGWELEQLRPSHYLGRVTEVVAGNVAGLDVSAEGIVDTVAWLARIRRM; from the coding sequence ATGACACAGGCCGCAGAGTTCTGGAACACCGTCTACGACAACGACACCGCACCCTGGGTGATCGGTGAGCCACAGCCGGCGATCGTCGAGCTGGAACGCGAGGGGCTCATCCGGGGTCGGGTGCTCGATATCGGCGCCGGCGCCGGGGAGCACACCATCGCGCTGACGGCGCTGGGCTACGACGTCACGGGTATCGACCTGTCGCCGAGCGCGGTCGAGTACGCGCGTCGCAATGCCGCGGCCAAGGGCGTGCCCGGCGCGCGATTCCGGGTGGCAGACGCGGTGCGGCTCGGCGACGATCCGGCCGCGGCGGGCGAACTCGGCGTCTTCGACACCATCGTCGACAGCGCGCTGTTCCACGTCTTCGGCGAGGATCCCGAGCGCCGCGCGAGCTACGTGCGCGCGCTGCACGCGCTGTGCAAGCCCGGCGGTCTGGTCCACGTGCTGGCGCTGTCGGATGCCGAACCGGGTCTCGGGCCTCGCATCGGTGACGGACTCATTCGCGAATCATTCGGCGCGGGATGGGAATTGGAGCAGCTGCGGCCGTCGCACTACCTGGGCCGGGTGACGGAGGTGGTGGCCGGTAATGTGGCCGGACTCGACGTGTCCGCGGAGGGTATCGTCGATACGGTCGCCTGGCTGGCTCGCATCCGGCGGATGTGA
- a CDS encoding nitroreductase family deazaflavin-dependent oxidoreductase gives MSALHDPLPLPCGQVLPNRIMKSALSEGLGTAAHAPDERLTTLFRRWGAGGYGLIVTGNVMVDHTQLGEPGNVVITDDRDLAALTRWAKAAKDGGTPIWMQLNHPGRQANPLATGQRPVAPSAIASGVPGLPQPRALTEPEILDLIERFATAARIAESAGFDGVQIHGAHGYLVSQFLSPLANRRTDDWGGDAPRRARFLFEIVRAVRAAVQPGFAVAVKLNSADFQRGGFTEDESRSVVAGLAGEALDLIEISGGSYESPAMMGRARHAAASTVAREAYFLDYAETVRRVAAAVPLAVTGGFRSRTAMSGAVGSGACDVIGLGRPTTVYPAAAADLLTGGADVLRPPPISLGLRGRLARSGMLRAVDGALDLQWHTDQLHRLGAGLDPDPARSPWSTALSMLRRNGFDAFRARRGATGSDRGSAKFRLERAAGRYLVNPTFTYLDRIGVRTTFATELETIGRKSGLPRRVPVSVLFDDDGAWIICQHGMRSGWGNNVRANPRVRLRRNGVWQSATAELRPDDDVVARARAFAPHPLLAPLTAAGFAALQTEPVSVRVTFTPDRVPAARG, from the coding sequence ATGTCCGCATTGCACGACCCGCTGCCCCTGCCCTGCGGTCAGGTGCTGCCGAACCGGATCATGAAGTCGGCGCTCAGCGAGGGGCTCGGCACCGCCGCACACGCACCGGACGAGCGTTTGACGACACTGTTCCGCCGCTGGGGCGCCGGCGGGTACGGGCTGATCGTCACCGGCAATGTGATGGTGGACCACACCCAGCTCGGCGAACCAGGCAATGTGGTCATCACCGACGATCGCGATCTCGCGGCACTGACGCGATGGGCCAAGGCCGCCAAGGACGGCGGTACGCCGATCTGGATGCAGCTCAATCATCCCGGCCGCCAGGCGAATCCGCTGGCCACCGGGCAGCGGCCGGTGGCGCCGTCGGCGATCGCGTCGGGGGTGCCGGGCCTGCCGCAACCACGCGCACTGACCGAGCCGGAGATTCTCGATCTGATCGAACGGTTCGCCACCGCCGCGCGGATCGCGGAATCCGCCGGATTCGACGGCGTCCAGATCCACGGCGCGCACGGCTATCTGGTGTCGCAATTCCTCTCACCGCTGGCCAATCGACGCACCGACGACTGGGGCGGTGACGCGCCACGCCGGGCACGGTTCCTGTTCGAGATCGTCCGCGCCGTCCGCGCGGCGGTGCAGCCGGGATTCGCGGTGGCCGTGAAACTCAATTCGGCCGACTTCCAGCGCGGCGGATTCACCGAGGACGAATCCCGTTCGGTGGTGGCGGGTTTGGCAGGCGAAGCACTGGATCTGATCGAGATCAGCGGCGGCAGCTACGAATCCCCGGCGATGATGGGCCGGGCCCGGCATGCGGCCGCCAGCACCGTGGCCCGCGAGGCGTACTTCCTCGACTACGCCGAAACCGTGCGCCGGGTGGCGGCCGCCGTGCCGCTGGCGGTCACCGGCGGATTCCGCAGCCGGACCGCGATGTCGGGTGCGGTCGGCTCCGGCGCCTGCGATGTGATCGGGCTGGGACGGCCCACCACGGTGTATCCCGCCGCCGCGGCCGATCTGCTCACCGGCGGCGCGGACGTTCTGCGCCCGCCGCCGATCTCCCTCGGTCTGCGCGGGCGTCTCGCCCGCAGCGGCATGTTGCGCGCCGTCGACGGCGCGCTGGACCTACAGTGGCACACCGATCAACTGCATCGGCTCGGTGCCGGGCTCGATCCCGATCCGGCCCGCTCACCATGGTCGACGGCACTGAGCATGCTGCGACGCAACGGATTCGACGCCTTCCGCGCCCGGCGCGGCGCGACCGGCTCCGATCGCGGCTCGGCCAAATTCCGCCTCGAGCGCGCGGCCGGGCGCTACCTGGTCAATCCCACCTTCACCTATCTGGACCGGATCGGCGTGCGTACCACCTTCGCCACCGAACTGGAGACCATCGGCCGCAAATCCGGCCTGCCCCGGCGGGTTCCGGTGTCGGTGCTGTTCGACGACGACGGGGCGTGGATCATCTGCCAGCACGGCATGCGCTCGGGATGGGGTAACAATGTCCGGGCGAATCCGCGGGTTCGCCTGCGCCGCAACGGGGTGTGGCAGAGCGCGACGGCCGAACTGCGCCCCGACGACGATGTGGTGGCGCGGGCACGCGCCTTCGCGCCGCATCCACTGCTGGCACCGCTGACTGCCGCGGGTTTCGCGGCCCTGCAGACCGAGCCGGTCTCGGTGCGGGTCACCTTCACACCCGACCGAGTCCCGGCGGCGCGCGGCTAG
- a CDS encoding TIGR03564 family F420-dependent LLM class oxidoreductase encodes MRIGIMLSEQSGPDALARLTDELQQVADEGFESAWLSHIFGLDALTALAVAGSKVPNIELGTAVVPTYPRHPGALAQQAATTALAIGPGRLTLGIGLSHQIVIENMFGYDFGRPARHMKEYLSILGPLLDGEPVSYSGETLTANLGLTAGETGRIPVLVAALGTQMLKLAARRTDGTVLWMTGPVTIADHIAPTITAAAAEAGRPAPRVVCALPVLVTDEVDRGREKAATVFAAYGSLPSYRAMMDREGAEGPADLAIIGTEEEVAGRIQRVFAAGATEFVAAPFVGGQAGARTRALLTQLAD; translated from the coding sequence GTGCGGATCGGCATCATGCTCAGCGAACAGTCCGGACCGGATGCGCTCGCGCGCCTTACCGATGAACTGCAGCAGGTCGCCGACGAAGGATTCGAATCGGCGTGGCTGTCGCATATCTTCGGCCTCGACGCGCTGACCGCGCTCGCCGTCGCCGGGAGCAAGGTTCCGAACATCGAACTGGGTACCGCCGTGGTGCCGACCTATCCGCGTCATCCCGGCGCCCTGGCTCAGCAGGCCGCCACCACCGCCCTCGCGATCGGCCCGGGCCGGCTCACGCTGGGCATCGGCCTGTCGCATCAGATCGTCATCGAGAACATGTTCGGTTACGACTTCGGCCGCCCGGCTCGGCACATGAAGGAGTACCTGTCGATCCTCGGGCCGCTGCTCGACGGTGAGCCGGTGTCCTACAGCGGTGAGACCCTGACCGCGAACCTGGGCCTGACCGCTGGCGAGACCGGTCGCATTCCGGTGCTGGTGGCCGCCCTGGGCACCCAGATGCTGAAGCTGGCCGCGCGCCGCACGGACGGCACCGTGCTGTGGATGACCGGACCGGTGACCATCGCCGACCACATCGCGCCCACGATCACCGCCGCGGCGGCCGAGGCGGGCCGTCCGGCACCGCGCGTGGTCTGCGCACTGCCCGTGCTGGTGACCGACGAGGTGGACAGGGGGCGGGAGAAGGCCGCCACCGTCTTCGCGGCCTACGGGTCGCTGCCCTCGTATCGGGCGATGATGGATCGCGAGGGTGCCGAGGGGCCGGCGGATCTGGCGATCATCGGCACCGAGGAAGAGGTCGCCGGGCGGATCCAGCGGGTGTTCGCCGCGGGCGCCACCGAATTCGTGGCCGCCCCGTTCGTCGGCGGGCAGGCCGGTGCGCGTACCCGCGCACTGCTGACCCAGCTGGCGGACTGA
- a CDS encoding MmcQ/YjbR family DNA-binding protein, with translation MARRARVEDVGRLALAMPHVTVEHGSLGNPIYQVGRKSFVYFRTPSRDAVDPGTGERYPDVIIFWVPSQSDKLALVQDPESPFFTTGHFDGHLSVLLRGAHVGTLDIEELGEVVQDGWLCRASPTRARRWLADHRL, from the coding sequence ATGGCGCGCCGGGCGCGGGTCGAGGATGTGGGGCGGCTGGCCCTGGCCATGCCGCACGTCACCGTCGAGCACGGATCGCTGGGCAATCCGATCTATCAGGTCGGGCGCAAGTCGTTCGTCTATTTCCGCACCCCGAGCCGCGACGCGGTCGACCCCGGCACCGGGGAGCGGTACCCGGACGTGATCATCTTCTGGGTGCCGTCGCAGTCGGACAAGCTTGCGCTGGTGCAGGATCCGGAGTCGCCGTTCTTCACCACGGGTCATTTCGACGGGCATCTGTCGGTACTGCTGCGCGGCGCCCACGTCGGGACGCTCGATATCGAGGAACTGGGCGAGGTCGTCCAGGACGGGTGGCTGTGCCGCGCCTCACCGACGCGCGCCCGGCGGTGGCTGGCCGACCATCGGCTCTGA
- a CDS encoding IclR family transcriptional regulator — MTVTVLPSAERTTPAAHHASDAAAHRATGSIGSHRVSEAPRAGSIPVSMIERMTLILDAFDAATPTLTLLELVERTGLPRSTVHRILDQMIRLRWLAHSAGGYRLGMRTLELGGLTADHNEIRDAVSPLLHELSQRTGMVGHLAVLDGREVVYLDKAGGRFAAALPTRLGGRMPAHATALGKAMLSALEPAIAEAAFRARLPRLTPRTLCEPDALHRELGQIRLRQGVAIDREEAMAGIACVAAPLRGRGAPPAALSLSGRADAMSYDRLARVVLEVVHEAGRALLPHRARWR, encoded by the coding sequence ATGACCGTCACCGTGCTGCCGTCCGCGGAACGCACCACCCCCGCCGCGCATCACGCGTCGGACGCCGCGGCTCATCGAGCCACCGGTTCGATCGGGTCGCATCGCGTATCCGAGGCACCGCGTGCCGGATCGATCCCGGTGTCGATGATCGAGCGGATGACGCTGATCCTCGACGCCTTCGACGCCGCGACGCCGACGCTGACGCTGCTCGAACTCGTCGAGCGGACCGGACTGCCGCGGTCCACCGTCCACCGCATCCTCGACCAGATGATCCGGCTGCGCTGGCTGGCGCATTCGGCCGGCGGCTACCGCCTCGGCATGCGCACGCTCGAGCTGGGCGGCCTCACCGCCGACCACAACGAGATCCGGGACGCGGTGAGCCCACTCCTGCACGAGCTGTCCCAGCGCACCGGCATGGTGGGCCATCTGGCGGTGCTCGACGGCCGCGAGGTGGTGTATTTGGACAAGGCCGGCGGCCGGTTCGCCGCGGCCCTGCCGACCCGCCTCGGCGGCCGGATGCCCGCGCACGCAACGGCTCTCGGCAAGGCGATGCTGTCGGCCCTCGAACCCGCCATCGCCGAGGCCGCGTTCCGCGCCCGGTTGCCCCGCCTGACCCCGCGCACCCTCTGCGAACCCGATGCCCTGCATCGCGAACTCGGGCAGATCCGGCTGCGGCAGGGTGTGGCCATCGACCGCGAGGAGGCCATGGCCGGCATCGCGTGCGTGGCGGCGCCCCTGCGGGGACGGGGCGCGCCGCCGGCGGCGCTGTCGCTGTCCGGCCGGGCCGATGCGATGAGTTACGACCGCCTCGCCCGCGTCGTCCTCGAGGTCGTGCACGAGGCCGGACGGGCGCTGCTGCCTCACCGTGCCCGCTGGCGCTGA
- a CDS encoding Rieske 2Fe-2S domain-containing protein encodes MNSDSEVRIIDAGAPPTRFARGWHCLGLADSFRDGKPHTVAAFGTELVVFAGEDGTLNVLNAYCPHMGGNLADGTIKGDSLACPFHDWRWNGKGKCTGIPYARRVPPLARTKAWPTLEENKQLFVWNDPEGKRPPADIVIPHLDAAFDDEWTDWTWNSMVVEANCREVVDNVVDMAHFFYVHYGFPTFFKNVFEGHVASQYMTSISREDMMGETAKALGGKNTLHSEASYYGPSYMIDYLRSESAGLSVEGYLINCHYPITENRFLLQYGAIAKRPQGVSPERAEQIAAAFVGGLGRGFEQDAAIWKRKSRINNPLLCEEDGPVYQLRRWYEQFYTDVADISEEMTDRFEFEVDTTRAVTAWEAEVADNLAKRAEQSVAG; translated from the coding sequence ATGAACAGCGACAGCGAAGTGCGGATCATCGACGCGGGCGCGCCGCCCACCCGGTTCGCCCGCGGCTGGCACTGCCTGGGTCTGGCGGACTCCTTCCGCGACGGCAAGCCGCACACGGTGGCCGCCTTCGGCACCGAGCTGGTGGTGTTCGCCGGCGAGGACGGCACCCTCAACGTCCTCAACGCCTACTGCCCGCATATGGGCGGCAACCTGGCCGACGGCACGATCAAGGGCGATTCGCTGGCCTGTCCCTTCCACGACTGGCGCTGGAACGGCAAGGGCAAGTGCACCGGGATCCCCTATGCGCGCCGCGTTCCGCCGCTGGCGCGCACCAAGGCATGGCCGACGCTGGAGGAGAACAAGCAACTGTTCGTCTGGAACGATCCGGAGGGTAAGCGGCCGCCCGCCGATATCGTCATCCCGCACCTGGATGCCGCCTTCGACGACGAGTGGACCGACTGGACCTGGAATTCCATGGTCGTCGAGGCCAACTGCCGCGAGGTGGTCGACAACGTCGTGGACATGGCGCACTTCTTCTATGTGCACTACGGCTTCCCGACCTTCTTCAAGAACGTCTTCGAAGGTCACGTCGCCAGCCAGTACATGACCTCGATCTCGCGCGAGGACATGATGGGTGAGACCGCGAAAGCGCTGGGCGGCAAGAACACCCTGCACTCGGAGGCCTCCTACTACGGCCCGTCCTACATGATCGACTACCTGCGCAGCGAGAGTGCCGGACTGTCGGTCGAGGGCTATCTGATCAACTGCCACTATCCGATCACCGAGAACCGCTTCCTGTTGCAGTACGGCGCCATCGCCAAACGGCCGCAGGGGGTTTCGCCGGAGCGAGCCGAGCAGATCGCCGCGGCGTTCGTCGGTGGTCTCGGCCGCGGCTTCGAGCAGGACGCCGCGATCTGGAAGCGCAAGTCGCGCATCAACAATCCGCTGCTGTGCGAGGAGGACGGCCCGGTCTATCAGCTGCGCCGCTGGTACGAGCAGTTCTACACCGATGTCGCCGACATCTCCGAGGAGATGACCGACCGCTTCGAATTCGAGGTCGACACCACGCGCGCGGTGACCGCCTGGGAGGCCGAGGTCGCAGACAATCTGGCCAAGCGCGCCGAGCAGTCCGTGGCAGGCTGA
- a CDS encoding flavin reductase family protein, whose amino-acid sequence MAVEPAVQIDPTIPEATFKSVLSRFCTGVTVITALAGDQPVGFSCQSFSSLSLDPPAIAFFPARTSTSWPRIREVGRFCVNILAHDQADICRALARSGTDKFASVDWVVSGNGAPRLTGALATIECELDREIDGGDHTIVIARVTALSEHSEQPPLLFYRAAFERLHGH is encoded by the coding sequence GTGGCCGTGGAGCCGGCAGTTCAGATCGACCCGACGATCCCGGAAGCGACCTTCAAATCCGTGCTGAGCAGGTTCTGCACCGGTGTCACGGTGATCACCGCACTGGCGGGGGACCAGCCGGTCGGCTTCAGCTGCCAGTCGTTCTCCTCGCTGTCCCTCGATCCACCCGCGATCGCGTTCTTCCCCGCGCGGACCTCGACCTCATGGCCGCGCATCCGCGAGGTCGGGCGGTTCTGCGTCAACATCCTGGCGCACGACCAGGCCGATATCTGCCGGGCGCTGGCGCGCAGCGGAACCGACAAATTCGCGAGTGTGGACTGGGTGGTCTCCGGCAACGGCGCGCCGCGGCTGACCGGTGCGCTGGCGACCATCGAGTGCGAACTCGATCGTGAGATCGACGGCGGTGACCACACCATCGTGATCGCCCGGGTGACCGCGCTCAGCGAACACTCCGAACAGCCACCGCTGCTGTTCTATCGCGCCGCGTTCGAACGACTGCACGGCCACTGA
- a CDS encoding bifunctional 3,4-dihydroxy-2-butanone-4-phosphate synthase/GTP cyclohydrolase II, whose protein sequence is MTGELDSIQDALDALAAGRPVVVVDDEDRENEGDLVLAAEFATPETIAFLVRHTSGVLCVPMPGPELDRLALPPMTAVNEDPKGTAYTVSVDAAAGITTGISAADRAHTMRVLADPRTVAADLTRPGHVFPLRAHPRGVLGRAGHTEATVDLLRAAGLRPAGVIAEVVDDDGSMARLPRLLTFARTHELPIVSIADLIEYRKRGEDTVTRLAQTRLPTRYGDFQVFGYRDAESGTEPPVEHLALVFGDPAGTDVLARLHSECLTGDAFGSLRCDCGEQLDAALRAVAAEGRGVVVYLRGQEGRGIGLLNKLRAYELQDAGADTVDANLRLGLPIDARRYGAGAQILTDLGVESVRLLSNNPDKQAGLQAHGIAVTRRIPLQTDPTEHNVRYLRTKRERMRHQLGGLDAVSVAAN, encoded by the coding sequence ATGACCGGTGAACTCGATTCCATCCAGGACGCACTCGACGCGCTGGCCGCCGGCCGGCCCGTGGTGGTGGTCGACGACGAGGACCGCGAGAACGAGGGCGACCTGGTCCTGGCCGCGGAGTTCGCGACCCCGGAGACCATCGCGTTCCTGGTCCGCCACACCAGTGGCGTGCTGTGCGTGCCGATGCCCGGCCCGGAACTCGACCGGCTGGCGCTGCCGCCGATGACCGCGGTCAACGAGGACCCCAAGGGCACCGCCTACACCGTATCGGTGGATGCCGCCGCCGGAATCACCACGGGTATCTCGGCGGCCGACCGCGCGCACACCATGCGCGTGCTGGCCGATCCGCGCACCGTGGCGGCGGATCTGACCCGGCCCGGTCACGTCTTCCCGCTGCGGGCCCATCCGCGCGGGGTGCTCGGGCGCGCCGGCCACACCGAGGCGACCGTCGACCTGTTGCGCGCGGCCGGGCTGCGTCCGGCCGGAGTGATCGCGGAAGTGGTCGACGACGACGGATCGATGGCACGGCTGCCGCGGTTGCTGACCTTCGCGCGGACCCACGAACTGCCCATCGTGTCCATCGCCGACCTCATCGAGTACCGCAAGCGCGGCGAGGACACCGTCACCCGGCTGGCGCAGACCCGGCTGCCCACGCGCTACGGCGACTTCCAGGTCTTCGGTTACCGCGACGCCGAGTCCGGCACGGAGCCGCCGGTCGAACACCTCGCACTGGTCTTCGGCGATCCCGCCGGCACCGACGTGCTGGCGCGCCTGCATTCGGAATGCCTGACCGGTGACGCCTTCGGCTCCCTGCGCTGCGACTGCGGCGAGCAGCTCGACGCCGCCCTGCGCGCGGTCGCCGCCGAGGGCCGCGGCGTCGTGGTCTATCTGCGCGGGCAGGAAGGGCGCGGGATCGGACTGCTGAACAAACTGCGCGCCTACGAACTGCAGGACGCCGGGGCCGACACCGTCGACGCGAATCTGCGCCTCGGCCTTCCGATCGACGCCCGCCGCTACGGCGCCGGGGCACAGATCCTCACCGATCTGGGGGTGGAGTCGGTGCGGCTGCTGTCCAACAACCCCGACAAGCAGGCCGGGCTGCAAGCGCACGGTATCGCCGTCACCCGGCGGATTCCGCTGCAGACCGATCCGACCGAGCACAACGTCCGCTATCTGCGCACCAAGCGGGAACGCATGCGCCACCAGCTCGGCGGCCTCGACGCGGTATCCGTCGCGGCGAACTGA
- a CDS encoding VOC family protein, with protein sequence MAAFSSLGYVRAQIADVEAWRAFAFDTIGFAEGSGPNPDSIYLRMDEHTYRLELVPGERDAVLAVGWQVADRRSLTAVRDVLREQGVEVTELSVAESVARHVEEAIAFTDPSGFTVEVFHGPLLDHGPVVGKYGNRFVTGDLGLGHVVLPVPDIEAARLFYTEVLDFASRGSFRVGPPEHPIWIRFMGVNPRHHSLALIPGSRGDGPGIVHVMVEVDALDDVGRALDRVTRAGYHLSSTLGRHTNDKMISFYVRTPGGWDLEFGCEGKLVGEDYVAEEMTADSYWGHDWARG encoded by the coding sequence ATGGCCGCGTTCAGCTCGCTCGGATATGTCCGGGCGCAGATCGCCGATGTCGAGGCGTGGCGAGCCTTCGCCTTCGACACCATCGGATTCGCCGAGGGCTCCGGGCCGAATCCGGACTCGATCTACCTGCGCATGGATGAGCACACCTATCGGCTCGAGCTGGTTCCCGGAGAGCGGGACGCGGTGCTGGCCGTGGGCTGGCAGGTCGCCGATCGCCGCTCGCTCACCGCGGTGCGCGACGTGCTGCGGGAGCAGGGCGTCGAGGTGACCGAGCTGAGCGTGGCCGAGTCGGTCGCCCGCCACGTGGAGGAGGCGATCGCCTTCACCGACCCGTCCGGATTCACCGTCGAGGTCTTCCACGGGCCGCTGCTCGACCACGGACCGGTGGTCGGCAAGTACGGAAATCGCTTCGTCACCGGTGATCTCGGCCTGGGACATGTGGTGCTGCCGGTGCCCGATATCGAGGCCGCGCGCCTGTTCTACACCGAGGTGCTGGACTTCGCCTCGCGGGGGTCGTTTCGCGTGGGCCCGCCCGAGCATCCGATCTGGATCCGGTTCATGGGCGTCAACCCGCGCCACCACAGCCTCGCCCTGATTCCCGGCAGCCGCGGCGACGGACCGGGAATCGTGCACGTGATGGTCGAGGTCGACGCGCTCGACGATGTCGGGCGCGCCCTGGACCGGGTGACCCGGGCGGGGTACCACCTGTCCTCGACCCTGGGCCGCCACACCAACGACAAGATGATCTCGTTCTACGTCCGCACCCCCGGCGGCTGGGATCTCGAATTCGGTTGTGAGGGAAAGCTCGTCGGCGAGGACTACGTCGCCGAGGAGATGACGGCCGACAGCTACTGGGGCCACGACTGGGCGCGCGGCTAG
- a CDS encoding ferredoxin--NADP reductase, giving the protein MTAAAAELRPGAATGAAQVRIVRVVRETPDAISLELEPEAGHAERFGYRPGQFLTLRIPSALTGSVSRCYSLSSAPHEGGTLKVTVKRTVDGYGSNWLCDNATAGSTLQVLPPAGLFTPASLDLDLLLFAGGSGITPVLSILKSVLAQGSGHCTLIYANRDETSVIFAAELAELAAAHPDRLQVLHWLESVQGLPSVDQLAALARPWADREVFVCGPGPFMTAVSAAMGVHGADRGRVHLEKFVSLSGDPFETADEPDGTEPAEATDRATVEVELDDATHRMAWPRRQVLLDTLLAAGLEAPYSCREGACSACVCRVVSGEVSMRRNEVLEDDDLAEGYVLACQAVPVTDDISITYS; this is encoded by the coding sequence ATGACCGCGGCCGCGGCCGAGTTGCGGCCGGGCGCGGCCACCGGTGCCGCCCAGGTCCGGATCGTGCGCGTCGTGCGGGAGACCCCTGACGCGATCTCCCTGGAACTGGAGCCCGAGGCCGGCCACGCCGAGCGCTTCGGCTACCGCCCCGGCCAGTTCCTCACCCTGCGGATTCCCAGTGCGCTGACCGGGTCGGTGAGCCGGTGCTATTCGCTGTCGAGTGCGCCGCACGAAGGCGGCACACTCAAGGTGACGGTCAAGCGCACCGTCGACGGCTACGGGTCGAACTGGTTGTGTGACAACGCCACCGCCGGCTCCACGCTGCAGGTGCTGCCGCCGGCCGGACTGTTCACCCCGGCATCGCTGGACCTGGATCTGCTGTTGTTCGCCGGGGGCAGCGGCATCACCCCGGTGCTCTCGATTCTCAAATCGGTACTCGCCCAGGGCAGCGGGCACTGCACCCTGATCTACGCCAACCGGGACGAGACCTCGGTCATCTTCGCCGCCGAGCTCGCGGAACTGGCCGCGGCGCATCCGGATCGGCTGCAGGTGCTGCACTGGCTGGAATCGGTCCAGGGCCTGCCGAGTGTGGACCAATTGGCGGCACTGGCCCGGCCGTGGGCCGACCGCGAGGTCTTCGTATGCGGGCCCGGCCCGTTCATGACGGCGGTGAGCGCCGCGATGGGCGTGCACGGCGCCGATCGCGGTCGGGTACATCTGGAGAAATTCGTCTCGCTGTCGGGCGATCCGTTCGAGACCGCGGACGAACCGGACGGGACCGAGCCCGCCGAGGCCACCGATCGCGCCACCGTCGAGGTCGAACTCGACGACGCGACACACCGCATGGCCTGGCCGCGTCGGCAGGTGCTGCTGGATACCTTGCTGGCGGCGGGACTCGAGGCGCCGTACTCGTGCCGCGAGGGCGCGTGCAGTGCCTGCGTCTGCCGGGTTGTCTCCGGTGAGGTATCGATGCGACGCAACGAGGTCCTCGAAGACGACGACCTGGCCGAGGGCTATGTGCTGGCCTGCCAAGCGGTCCCGGTCACCGACGACATCTCGATCACCTATTCCTGA